DNA from Pecten maximus chromosome 18, xPecMax1.1, whole genome shotgun sequence:
CAAACGGTATATCCTGctaatgttatcattgttatacaCGGATGATATTAAACGGTATATCCTGctaatgttatcattgttattcaAGGATGATATTAAACGGTATATCCTGctaatgttatcattgttatacaaGGATGATATTAAACGGTATATCCTGctaatgttatcattgttatacaCGGATGATATCAAACGGTATATCCTGCTAATATTATCATTGTAACATAAGGATAAAATAAAACGAAATATCCTGCTGctacatatatgtgtaatagtattgttagaaaatgatgatataaaatCATACCTCCTGGTGATTCACCTGTCCCTGTAGGTACAACCCTGTTGTAATTTACCTGTTCATGTAGGTACAACCTCGTTGTAATTTACCTGTCCCTGTAGTTAAAACCCTGTTGTAATTTACCTGTCCCTGTAGTTAAGACCCTGTTGTAATTTACCTGTCCCTGTAGTTAAGACCCTGTTGTAATTTACCTGTCCCTGTAGTTAAGACCCTGTTGTAATTTACCTGTCCCTGTAGTTAAGACCCTGTTGTAATTTACCTGTCCCTGTAGGTATAACCCTGTTGTAATTTACCTGTTCCTGTAGGTACAACCCTGTTGTAATTTACCTGTTCCTGTAGGTACAACCCTGTTGTAATTTACCTGTTCCTGTATGTATGACCCTGTTGTGATTTACCTGTCCCTGTAGGTACAACTCTGTTGGCCAATCCTATAGTGAGGGCCTCTTGTGCCTCCACTGGTCGTCCGGTCAGTATGAGGTCCAGTGCTCGAGACAACCCAATCAGGTGAGGAAGGCGAACAGTCCCACCGTCAATCAGAGGTACACCTGTAATAAGATTAACATATAGTAAATAGTAAATAGACACACCTGTAATTAGATTAACATAGTAAATAGACACACCTGTAATTAGACTAACATAGTAAATAGTAAATAGACACACCTGTAATTAGATTAATATATGTAACTGTATACATCCAGAGACCTACGGGAAACATCAGCAATATCACCTGTATGGAGCAATCAAGCTACTAAACATACCAAATCGGCGACAGAAGACACCCATTACAGCTGACTGGTCTACCACTCGGAGGTCACACATGAGGGCAAGCTCTAGTCCTCCAGCCACGGCATACCCAGATATAGCGGCAATGACCGGCTTAGTCAGCCTCAGTCGTGTCGGACCCTACAACATACCCAGATATAGCAGCAATGACCGGCTTAGTCAGCCCCAGTCGTGTCGGACCCTACAACATACCCAGAAATAGCAGCAATGACCGGCTTAGTCAGCCTCAGTCGCGTCGGACCCAACAACATACCCAGATATAGAGGAAATGACCGGCTTAGTCAGCCGCAGTCGTGTCGGACCCTACAACATACCCAGATATAGCAGCAATGACCGGCTTAGTCAGCCTCAGCCGTGTCGGACCCTACAACATACCCAGATATAGCAGCAATGACCGGCTTAGTCAGCCTCAGTCGCGTCGGACCCAACAACATACCCAGATATAGAGGAAATGACCGGCTTAGTCAGCCTCAGTCGTGTCGGACCCTACAACATACCCAGATATAGCAGCAATGACCGGCTTAGTCAGCCTCAGCCGTGTCGGACCATACAACATACCCAGATATAGCAGCAATGACCGGCTTAGTCAGCCTCAGCCGTGTCGGACCCTACAACATACCCAGATATAGCAGCAATGACCGGCTTAGTCAGCCTCAGTCGTGTCGGACCCTACAACATACCCAGATATAGCAGCAATGACCGGCTTAGTCAGCCTCAGTCGTGTCGGACCCTACAACATACCCAGATATAGAGGAAATGACCGGCTTAGTCAGCCTCAACCGTGTCGGACCCTACAACATACCCAGATATAGAGGCAATGACCGGCTTAGTCAGTCACCATCGTGTCGGACCCTACAACATACCCAGATATAGCGGCAATGACCGGCTTAGTCAGCCTCAGTCGTGTCGGACCCTACAACATACCCAGATATAGAGGCAATGACAGGCTTAGTCAGCCTCAGTCGTGTCGGACCCTACAACATACCCAGATATAGAGGCAATGACCGGCTTAGTCAGCCTCAGTCGTGTCGGACCCTACAACATACCCAGATATAGCAGCAATGACCGGCTAAGTCAGCCTCAGTCGTGTCGGACCCTACAACATACCCAAATATAGCAGCAATGACCGGCTTAGTCAACCTCAGTCGTGTCGGACCCTACAACATACCCAAATATAGCAGCAATGACCGCCTTAGTCAGCCTCAGTCGTGTCGGACCCTACAACATACCCAGATATAGCGGCAATGACCGGCTTAGTCAGCCTCAGTCGTGTCGGACCCTACAACATACCCAGATATAGAGGAAATGACCCTACAACATACCCAGATATAGAGGCAATGACCGGCTTAGTCAGCCTCAGTCATGTCGGACCCTACAACATAACCAGATATAGCAGCAATGACCGCCTTAGTCAGCCTCAGTCGTGTCGGACCCTACAACATACCCAGATATAGCAGCAATGACCGGCTAAGTCAGTCACAGCCGTGTCGGACCATACAACATACCCAGATATAGAGGAAATGACCGGCTTAGTCATCCTCAGTCGTGTCGGACCCTACAACATACCAACATATATCAGATCTGACCGGCTTAGTCATCCTCAGTCGTGTCGGACCCTACAACATACCAACATATATCAGATCTGACCGGCTTAGTCAGTCACAGTCGTGTTGGGCCCTACAACATACCAACATATATCAGATCTGACCGGCTTAGTCAGCCTCAGTCCTGTAGGACCTACAACATACATTTACCAACATATATCAACAATGGTCGAATTTTACCATGGATCCGATGTTTGACACTGAAGAGAGAAAAACACCAAAGAAGACAATTTGTAAGATGGTATAAACTACTCACCATGGGTCCGACGTCCGATACATCTGGTGGTTCAATTCCTGTACCGTCAGATGTAGACAAGGCCTTCAGGTCATAGCCAGCACAGAAATGTCCACCTAGGACAACATTGATAGAGACAACATTGATACGGACAACATTGAATGGGACAACATTGATACGGACAACATTGATAGGGACAACATTGATAGGGACAACATTGATAGGGACAACATTGATAGAGACAACATTGATAGGGACAACATTGATACGGACAACATTGATAGGGACAACATTGATACGGACAACATTGATAGGGTCATATACATGGTTATATCATAGAAATGTCTAGGACAACATTGATAGGGACAACATTGATAGGGTCATATACATGGTTATATCACAGAGATGCCCATCAAGGACAACATTGATAGGGTCAACATTGATAGGGACAACATTGATAGGGTCATATACATGGTTATATCATAGAAATGTGATTTAAAAGTTTGATTTGGATACAAAAATAACTGTATAGTTAGATATCATAATATCTTTTGAATCGCCTCTTTATCCTGAAATTAGCGATGTATCCCCATCTTCGTCACGAGGCCCTCGCGAGGCCGTCGCGAGTGGGTAATACATGGTGTTGGTCCTAGTAGAAGCATGGCTGTCAtagcatttatttatttatttttatttaacggttttacgtccgctataaCGCCATTTaggcctttcagctgacgatgTCATAGCACGCTACGGCCCGTTTCATTAATGCTTTAGTATGTGGAGTGGGAGGGCAGGAGAACCAAGAGAAAACCCATTTGGTCACATGATCCCAAGATCCCAATATGATATATTCTACGGCAGACGGCAGGAGTAGAGATAGCCGACGCTTCAGCCACCTGTTAAGTGGAAGGTTGAGTTGTAGATGGCAAAGATTTAAATTCTGCCatccaccttttcactgtagcatatgaagggacatctttacctagtgttgctaccatatcattatgataTCCTTAGGTATTTAACCTTTTTTGATGGAAATATTGGATCattgctctttcaccgattttgtccatttagCAAATgtcgcttgtcttgtttactttagagtacTACCTCGTCGACATAAACTagccaaatgagaccagtccttgagTGCACGGCCCTTTAAAGTCAcagaatagtaggacttaaaagaacatcattgagtacctccttcaatacgaggctcacagcatatcaatcatccctcgtacaCTCGCACTCAGTTATGCAAGAGCACACGAATATGTATACCGGATGTGTTCGCTAAGAGACAGTCGAAGTCATCCTATTTATTACATATGTGATCTATATAATATggatattaatttcaattttatgtATTCTTTCAGGGCAGCACATTGGTACAAGTCATAGAATTACTCCGTGTACAAATCTTATGTGTCGCATGTCGGGGCATCGGATCATTACAATATAAAAACGGACTGTTATTTTCTAGTACAGGAAATGTcaatttgtgtttttgttacGTAGTGGAGAGAAGACTTGTCATTATCACCGGGCCTAGCGTCCTTTATTAATGGCCTGAGGACGAGTACGGAGAGAAGACACGTCATTATTACCGGGCCTAGCGTCCTTTATTACGGCCCGAGGACGAGTACGGAGAGAAGACACGTCATTATTACCGGGCCTAGCGTCCTTTATTACGGCCTGAGGACGAGTACGGAGAGAAGACTTGTCATTATTACCGGGCCTAGCGTCCTTTATTACGGCCTGAGGACGAGTACGGAGAGAAGACTTGTCATTATTACCGGGCCTAGCGTCCTTTATTACGGCCCGAGGACGAGTACGGAGAGAAGACACGTCATTATTACCGGGCCTAGCGTCCTTTATTACGGCCTGAGGACGAGTACGGAGAGAAGACTTGTCATTATTACCGGGCCTAGCGTCCTTTATTACGGTCTGAGGACGAGTACGGAGAGAAGACTTGTCATTATTACCGGGCCTAGCGTCCTTTATTACGGTCTGAGGACGAGTACGGAGAGAAGACTTGTCATTATTACCGGGCCTAGCGTCCTATATTACGGCCTGAGGACGAGTACGGAGAAAAGACTTGTCGTTATTACCGGGCCTAGCGTACTTTATTACGGTCTGAGGACGAGTACGGAGAGAAGACTTGTCATTATTACCGGGCCTAGCGTCCTTTATTACGGCCTGAGGACGGAGAGAAGACTTGTCATTATTACCCGGCCTAACGTCCTTTATTACGGTCTGAGGACGAGTACGGAGAGAAGACTTGTTAATATTACCGGGCCTAGCGTCCTTTATTACGGCCTGAGGACGAGTACGGAGAGAAGACTTGTCATTATTACCGGGCCTAGCGTCCTATATTACGGTCTGAGGACGAGTACGGAGAGAAGACTTGTCAATATTACCGGGCCTAACGTCCTTTATTACGGCCCGAGGACGAGTACGGAGAGAAGACACGTCATTATTACCGGGCCTAGCGTCCTTTATTACGGCCTGAGGACGAGTACGGAGAGAAGACTTGTCATTATTACCGGGCCTAGCGTCCTTTATTACGGTCTGAGGACGAGTACGGAGAGAAGACTTGTCATTATTACCGGGCCTAGCGTCCTTTATTACGGTCTGAGGACGAGTACGGAGAGAAGACACGTCATTATTACCGGGCCTAGCGTCCTATATTACGGCCTGAGGACGAGTACGGAGAAAAGACTTGTCGTTATTACCGGGCCTAGCGTCCTTTATTACGGTCTGAGGACGAGTACGGAGAGAAGACTTGTCATTATTACCGGGCCTAGCGTCCTTTATTACGGTCTGAGGACGAGTACGGAGAGAAGACTTGTCATTATTACCGGGCCTAGCGTCCTTTATTACGGCCTGAGGACGGAGAGAAGACTTGTCATTATTACCCGGCCTAACGTCCTTTATTACGGTCTGAGGACGAGTACGGAGAGAAGACTTGTCATTATTACCGGGCCTAGCGTCCTTTATTACGGCCTGAGGACGAGTACGGAGAGAAGACTTGTTAATATTACCGGGCCTAGCGTCCTTTATTACGGCCTGAGGACGAGTACGGAGAGAAGACTTGTCATTATTACCGGGCCTAGCGTCCTTTATTACGGCCTGAGGACGAGTACGGAGAGAAGACCTGTCATTATTACCGGGCCTAGCGTCCTTTATTACGGCCTGAGGACGAGTACGGAGAGAAGACACGTCATTATTACCGGGCCTAGCGTCCTTTATTACGGCCTGCGGACGAGTACGGAGAGAAGACTTGTCATTATTACCGGGCCTAGCGTCCTTTATTACGGCCTGAGGACGAGTACGGAGAGAAGACTTGTCATTATTACCGGGCCTAGCGTCCTTTATTACGGCCTGAGGACGAGTACGGAGAAAAGACTTGTCATTATTACCGGGCCTAGCGTCCTTTATTACGGCGTGAGGACGAGTACGGAGAGAAGACTTGTCATTATTACCGGGTCTAGCGTCCTTTATTACGGTCTGAGGACGAGTACGGAGAGAAGACTTGTCATTATTACCGGGCCTAGCGTCCTTTATTACGGCCTGAGGACGAGTACGGAGAGAAGACTTGTCATTATTACCGGGCCTAGCGTCCTTTATTACGGCCTGAGGACGAGTACGGAGAGAAGACTTGTCATTATTACCGGGCCTAGCGTCCTTTATTACGGCCCGAGGACGAGTACGGAGAGAAGACTTGTCATTATTACCGGGCCTAGCGTCCTTTATTACGGCCTGAGGACGAGTACGGAGAGAAGACTTGTCATTATTACCGGGCCTAGCGTCCTTTATTACGGCCTGACGACGAGTACGGAGAGAAGACTTGTCAATATTACCGGGCCTAGCGTCCTTTATTAATGGCCTGAGGACGAGTACGGAGAGAAGACTTGTCATTATTACCGGGCCTAGCGTCCTTTATTACGGCCTGAGGACGAGTACGGAGAGAAGACTTGTCATTATTACCGGGCCTAGCGTCCTTTATTACGGCCTGAGGACGAGTACGGAGAGAAGACTTGTCAATATTACCGGGCCTAGCGTCCTTTATTACGGTCTGAGGACGAGTACGGAGAGAAGACTTGTCATTATTACCGGGCCTAGCGTCCTTTATTACGGCCTGAGGACGAGTACGGAGAGAAGACTTGTCATTATTACCGGGCCTAGCGTCCTTTATTACGGCATGAGGACGAGTACGGAGAGAAGACTTGTCATTATTACCGGGCCTAGCGTCCTTTATTACGGCATGGGGACGAGTACGGAGAGAAGACTTGTCATTATTACCGGGCCTAGCGTCCTTGATTACGGCCTGAGGACGAGTACGGAGAGAAGACTTGTCATTATTACCGGGCCTAGCGTCCTTTATTACGGCCTGACGACGAGTACGGAGAGAAGACTTGTCATTATTACCGGGCCTAGCGTCCTTTATTACGGTCTGAGGACGAGTACGGAGAGAAGACTTGTCATTATTACCGGGCCTAGCGTCCTTTATTACGGCCTGAGGACGAGTACGGAGAGAAGACTTGTCATTATTACCGGGCCTAGCGTCCTTTATTACGGCCTGAGGACGAGTACGGAGAGAAGACTTGTCATTATTACCGGGCCTAGCGTCCTTTATTACGACCTGAGGACGAGTACGGAGAGAAGACTTGTCATTATTACCGGGCCTAGCGTCCTTTATCACGGCCTGAGGACGAGTACGGAGAGAAGACTTGTCATTATTACCGGGTCCTAGCGTCCTTTATTACGGCCTGAGGACGAGTACGGAGAGAAGACTTGTCATTATTACCGGGCCCAGCGTCCTTTATTACGGCCTGAGGACGCGTACGGGAAGAGGACGTTAATATCTTATCAATGTAGAGTCCTTACTGCCATAGCGAACGCACCCCCTTATCCTTTATCTGGATGTCACTGATACTTATTATTAGAGAACACATACACAATTAAATACcatgacaaaataatacattagataatatatatataaaaaaaaatggcaacattttaatttattgtttCTTTACCTGCGCCATGCAGTACAGCCACATTAGACTCGTCGTCTTCGTTAAATTCGCGGAAGGCTGTGTACAGAGCCTTAGCAGTAGGAGGATCCACAGCATTTCTCACCTCTGGCCGAACAATCTCGATCAAACAAACATGTTTGTCTCTCAAAACCTCCACTCTCACAGTATTACTGACTACAAAGTAATAATCATAATCTTAAAAGGATATACAATTGTACACGAATATCAGAATGTCACATGGGGTTACTAAAAGTTTAATATTATATTCGATATTTTCACAAGCCTCTCCTTGAGAGATCACTCCAACGTTAGAAGGTTGCATGCTGAGAAATTTATGACAGGTGTCTTAATTAGTCACAGTCGTCACCATAACGTAACGTCAGATAATAAATTGGCCGACAAGCGACTTCTTGTGCTTTTAGTGGACGAgttcaataaattccatattcCTAACGTTTTCAAAATAAGACCGGCTAATTTCAACTCAAATGTTTTCTCTCGCAGCAATAATCATATTTCGTCAATTATTTAATACATCACAATAATgttacagtcaaacttcgatgtttcgaagttcaagggactaacagaaaaacttcgaaacagcgggacttcgaattattcaaggttgacaatagatcgatgtttcttgataatgaccatagctgttaatgTTGTTACAAAATTCAAGACCGTTGTCGAAATGTGCCACTTATAGTGTACACTGCGGTTAATAAAGTTTGGTGATTTGAGATTAAAacttattttgtcatgtttttttagTTGCTGTTGACATCACGGCGAATGGTGCAGTCGCAGCTAGTCCCTTACACTTCTCCCATACCGTGGTCTGGTGGTATTCGATTGTTAGAGTAATGATACAGTGGACAGAGAGTAGAGAAAACATAAGTTTTGAACTGTTTGGACAACTATATATAactctgataaaaaaaaaagacacagaTAAAATTGCACATGGCCATGGACattgactgtatatgtatgaCAGTTCTGGCCTCTGTTCTGACTCTTACAGTTAATAGTATCTGTCTTTGGTTCCAATGTCCTACAATCATATGATTAACACAGGGGCTCGGGTTCGGGATTTTTactaacatacattgtacattatctacatgtacatgcgTTAACAACAGCATTTTGAATTCagtattcatatacattctGCTACCTTCTAAAAATCGCTATGTTACTCAAAATCccgaaaccgagcccctgtgaTGATTACCTATATCAGAAGCAAATCGGTGAGATATTTTAGACATTGATGAACTTATGTACCCAGCCAACCGTGCTCGCAACATAACGTACACCGGCCAGGACAGCAAAGCGAAAGTAGAAATAAAGGTaaaactaatatagaaaacggTATATAACAATACCGGATATTTAAgttaagtttttaaaattatatatcgATTCAGAAATAATGTGTTTTGTATATGtgtcaatgaaatatttaagatatttaaaaacatattcattAACGTTCAATACTTTGTTATATTAATTCTGAAAATGATGTCTGTGGTGAGCAATGTTGTGATCCCCTCACCTGGCCTCACATGAATGACGGAATCTGCCGAGCTGTGGCGAGTGGCGTGATCAAAtggtttatatttcaaaatcttcCTTTTTTTCTTCTCAGCATAGAGTAACTATGAAAAATGTATTATTCCCTCTAAGATATGATAACTCAACAATAAAATCAGCgaaatcaaaaaatatatattcatttattgaaAATCTCGTTGTCATGCGAGCTGGAAACGAGACAACGCGAGAATAAACAACAAGCATGGCAGACACTACGGCTACACTCACTGTTGGTGGGGACAGAACTACGGGCCAGTCCGTCCGTTCACAGAATGGTAAGTTTTTAAATTATACTGAATTGATTCCTATTAGACCCATTAATTCAATGAATGTGTGATTGGAGTCACAATTTGAAGCTTTTTTTCAAGCCGACAACTCTTGACATCGAACAAGCATGACTCGCACATGGTCTCGAATGTTCGGGCATGTTCCGGTAACCAAAGggatattgtgtatataattacgagttgtattttgatattgttaaggaagatatatatgttaatttgttttcaatatatatagtcTACCTGCAATGATTATGGTATCATACTATTTTATAAATACTAATTAATTTAgcaaaattttaatatcttgtcCCCTCTGTAGCCCCTTCAGTAAAACATGTTCTCTGACAATGCTGCAAGTCCTTACAGAGAAgatttttttgtattcattattaCAAAAATTCTTCTTTAGTGAAATTGATCTGTAACACAACGTTTTTTGGGTGTCTTCGTCGTTTTAAGTCGCTGAATTTAAACCGCATGAAACAAAGAGGAGAACCgattatttgttttcttcttaatataaattataggGAACCATCAACAGTTTGGGGGTTTAGTTTAAATAATAGGACTATTTCCGAGTGCAATGGCTGACACCATCAGATGAAAACAGCTTATTcagaaaacaaataattttgtagtacaaacataattaattattttttattttttatttcagaaagaATGGGGGATAACTTGATgaatataaagatttatttcaGTCCTATGCAAGCTCATGTGCAACATCCCCTAATTGAACAAAAAATGTCACAATTTGTTCATGCACTTTCTTCCTCATTTTGGGTGTGGAATGAGGGAGGTCTCATTTTGGGTGTGGAATGAGGGAGGTCTCCCTCATTGAAGATTTCAGAGGTTGACATGTATGCTATTAAAGAGAATAACTGTTGTTATTGAAACTTAATATCTTCATTGACTCTATATTTTTTCAGTGATGGCAGCCAGTTCAATAGCTAATATCGTCAAAAGCAGTCTTGGTCCAGTGGGATTGGACAAAATGTTGGTAGATGATATTGGTGTAAGTATGAGTGACAACAGTGATGTCAAGATGCTTTTAGTATGAAGTCTTGAAGCTTCTAAAAATAGAAGCAAATAAAGCTATCTCCTGTGAGTTAAGTGAACATTTTCCCCAAGAGTTTATTGTTTCTTTGTGATTGTTTAAATCACTGACTCTATAATCGTAGGATGTGACTATTGTTTAAATCACTGACTTTGTAATTGTAGGATGTGACTATTACCAATGACGGTGCCACCATTCTTAAGCTACTCGAGGTAGAACACCCAGCAGCTAAAATCTTGGTGGAGTTAGCAGAACTCCAGGACCAGGAAGTCGGAGATGGTACAACTTCTGTGGTGAGTATTTCCTCGTTCTCCTTCAATCCCTCAAACTTCTAATCAAGGGCAGTGACTGTTATAATGGTGCAGTGTATTTCCTGGTGATTTTTGAAATTGTCATCAGGAGGAAATGGGGAATACTGTGGGCAGAATAAGTGTCAAATTAGGAGGAAATGAAGCCCTTTAATTACTGGatttcagggctttttctgaagGCTTTTTTTGACTTAATTCccattgaaataatttcattattcCAAATTCCCAAATTTTCAGTTAACTCCTGACAAGATCTTTCCTAGTTCACTAATTTTCTTcctaaaataatgtttaaagagctcatcccaaaccagtgagaagAAGATCTGGATTCTGTGTTATCACATGGAAAATATGATGACTTCATTTGAGCTAATAAACGGTACACAATTGGAATTGTGACCAGTATTCCAAATATATACTAGGCAGGAAAAACACTCCAAAGACTGCAATCAGTTGTTATACTGGTTTAAACTACATCGGTTAAGATCAAAGTTGTTCATTTCTAAGAATAGGAATTTGtgtcaatttatattttttaaatgatgtgATACCCTTGTTACttgtaataaaactgtttacAGGTGATAATTGCTGCAGAGCTGTTAAAAAATGCTGATGACTTGGTGAAATGTAAGATACACCCTACATCCATAATCAGTGGCTACAGATTAGCTTGCAAGTAAGTAATGGATGTCTGCCTGATAAGTCTCAACACAAAAACTGTAAACTCCCATTCAACTTCCCTCCAGTTCCTACTCCATGAACTGAAGGTATATACAGTGGGAGAAAGAAATTCTTATCAAGTAAATATGATCTTTTATTTGTATGAAGATCTTTATACTAAGTAAGATACAGGAAAATTACATTTGCTTGGAGTAATAAACTTAATT
Protein-coding regions in this window:
- the LOC117317081 gene encoding methylthioacryloyl-CoA hydratase-like, with the protein product MLRARLAGYISSSMSKISHRFASDIVSNTVRVEVLRDKHVCLIEIVRPEVRNAVDPPTAKALYTAFREFNEDDESNVAVLHGAGGHFCAGYDLKALSTSDGTGIEPPDVSDVGPMGPTRLRLTKPVIAAISGYAVAGGLELALMCDLRVVDQSAVMGVFCRRFGVPLIDGGTVRLPHLIGLSRALDLILTGRPVEAQEALTIGLANRVVPTGTALEAAISLAEDIAQFPQGCMRTDRSSALHNMYTADGLEAALAHEFSNGIKVVQEESIPGATSFAKGVGRHGNFKKTKTDPSSKL